Genomic DNA from Burkholderia vietnamiensis LMG 10929:
CACCGCGTCGAGGACTGGCGCTTCGCATTCCAGCTCGGCAGCGGCTTCGTCGCCGAGGACGAATCGGGCGTCGTCGGCACCGCGCTCGGCTGGCGCTTCGACGACGCCTGCGCGTCGCTCGGCATGGTGATCGTGTCGCCCGAGCAGCAGGGCCGCGGCATCGGCCGCGAGCTGCTCGCACGCGTGATCGACAGCCTCGGCGCGCGCACCATCTTCCTCCATGCGACGCCGTCCGGCGAACCGCTCTACGTGAAATTCGGCTTCGCAGCGATCGGCACCATCGACCAGCATCAGGGCGCCGCGTTCCAGCCGCCGCTGATCTCGCTGCCGCCCGGCGAACGCCTGCGCCCGCTCGGCGTCAACGACGGGCCGCGCCTCGCGGCGCTCGCGTCGCGCGCCGCCGGCCATGCGCGCGGCACGGTGATCGACGCGCTGCTCGACGTCGCCAACGGCATCGCGCTCGACCGCGACGGCGAACTGCTCGGCTTCGCGCTGTTCCGCCGCTTCGGCCGCGGCCACGTGATCGGCCCCGTGATCGCGCCCGATGCGCTGCGTGCGCAGGCGCTGATCAGCCACTGGCTCGCGCTGCACGAAGGCATGTTCGTGCGCCTCGACGTACCGGGCGATAGCGGGCTGTCGGACTGGCTGCAGGGGCTCGGCCTGCCGCGCGTCGATACCGTCGTCGCGATGGCGCGCGGCGCGGCGCCCGAGCGCGACCCGGCGCTGCGCGCGTTCGCGATCGTCAATCAGGCACTCGGCTGAGCCGCGCGATGAGCTTCCTGTACAAAGCCGACCCGGTGCGCGGCGCGCAATGGGCGCAGCGCTTCGCACAACGGGCGCCGGACCTCGCGTTCCGGATCTGGCCGGACCTCGGCGACGCCGCGGCCGTCCGCTATCTCGCCGCCTGGCAGCCGCCGGACGACCCGGCCGCGCTGCTGCCGAATCTCGAGGTCATCTTCTCGGTGGGCGCCGGCATCGACCAGTTCGACCTGTCGCGCGTGCCCGCGCACATTCCGGTCGTGCGGATGATCGAGCCGGGGATCGTCGAAGGGATGGTCGAATACGTGACGCAGGCCGTGCTGACGATCCATCGCGACCTGTTCGACTACGCGGCCCAACAGCGCGCGCAAGTGTGGCGCGAGAAGCCGGTGCGCGCGGCCGCATCGCGGCGCGTCGGCGTGCTGGGCCTCGGCACGCTCGGCCAGGCCGTGCTCGACACGCTGCGGCGCTTCGGCTTCCCGTGCGCGGGCTGGAGCCGCACGCCGCGCGCGCTCGACGGCGTCGACTGCTACGCGGGCGACGCGGCGCTCGATGTGTTCCTGGCCAGCACCGACATTCTGATCTGCCTGCTGCCGCTCACCGACGCCACGCGCGGGCTGCTGGGCGCGCGCGTGTTCGACGCGCTGCCGGCCGGCGCGTCGCTCGTGCAGGTCGGCCGCGGCGAGCAGCTCGACGCGAGCGCGCTGCTCGACGCGCTCGACGGCGGCCGCCTCGACAGCGCGATCCTCGACGTGACGGACCCCGAACCGTTGCCGGCCGGCCATCCGTTCTGGACGCACCCGCGCATCCGGATCACGCCGCACATCGCCAGCGCGACGCGGCCCGACGGCGCGGTCGACGCCGTGCTCGCCAACCTCGCGCGCCATCGCGCGGGACAACCGATGATCGGCGTCGTCGATCGCGCGCGCGGCTACTGACGCGCCCCTGCCCCGCGGGGCGCGCAGCAGAAAATGCCGAAGCGCCCCGCGCAAACGCCGTCTCCATACGTTTCCGCCCGCAAATTGAAGACGCATGTGGAATTCTCGCCCGGTAGCATGAACTCATCGCTGACACCCGACGAGAACCCCGCCCCGCCATGAACCAAGCCGCGCTGATCGAAGCCGATCGTCAACATCTGATCCATCCCGTCGTCAACTATCGCGCGCACGAAGCGCGCGGCGTCACCGTGCTCGAATCCGCCGACGGCGTGTTCCTGCGCGATGGCGACGGCCATACGCTGCTCGACGCGTTCTCGGGCCTGTGGTGCGTGAACGTCGGCTACGGCCGCGAGAGCATCGTGAAGGCCGCCGCCGAGCAGATGGCGAAGCTGCCCTACGCGACCGGCTATTTCCATTTCGGCTCGCAGCCGGCGATCGAACTCGCCGAACGGCTCGCCGCGCTCGCGCCGCCGTCGCTGAACCGCGTGTACTTCACGCTCGGCGGCTCGGACGCGGTCGACTCCGCGGTGCGCTTCATCACGCATTACTTCAACGCGACCGGCCGCCCGTCGAAGAAGCAGATGATCGCGCTCGAGCGCGGCTATCACGGCTCGTCGTCGATCGGCGCCGGCCTGACCGCGCTGCCCGCGTTCCACCGTCATTTCGATCTGCCGCGCGCCGATCAGCACCATATCCCGTCGCCCTACCCGTACCGCCATCCGCTCGGCGACGACCCGCAGGCGCTGATCGCCGCCTCGGTCGCCGCGCTCGAGGCGAAGGTCGCGGCGCTCGGCGCCGACAACGTCGCCGCGTTCTTCTGCGAGCCGATCCAGGGCTCGGGCGGCGTGATCGTGCCGCCGGCGGGCTGGCTGAAGGCGATGCGCGACGCGTGCCGGCGCCTCGGCATCCTGTTCGTCGCCGACGAGGTGATCACGGGCTTCGGCCGCACCGGCCCGCTGTTCGCGTGCGAAACCGAATCCGTCGAGCCGGACCTGATGACCGTCGCGAAGGGGCTCACCGCCGGCTACGCGCCGATGGGCGCGGTGCTGATGTCCGACGAAATCTACGAGGGGCTCGCCGGTAGCCGTACCGAATCGGCCGTGGTCGGCCATGGTCATACGTATTCCGCGCACCCGGTCAGCGCGGCGATCGGCCTCGAGGTGCTGAAGCTCTATCACGAGGGCGGGCTGCTCGCGAACGGCCGCGCGCAGGCGCCGCGCTTTGCCGCGGGGCTCGATGCGCTGCGCGCGCATCCGCTCGTCGGCGACGCGCGTTCGGCCTGCCTGCTCGGCGCGCTCGAGCTGGTGGCCGACAAGGCGCGCAAGACGCGCTTCGACCCGGCGCTGAACGTGCCGGACAAGATCGCCGCGGCCGCGTACGCGAACGGCGTGGTGTTTCGCGCGTTCGGCGACGGCGTGCTCGGCTTCGCACCGGCGCTGAGCTTCACCGCGGGAGAATTCGACCTGATGTTCGAACGCGTGCGCAAGACGCTCGACGACGTGCTGGCCGACCCGGGCGTGCAACGCGCGCTCGACGCCGCCCACGCGCAGCCGGCCTGAGCCGGACGAGGGAAAGCCGGGCTTGTGGCGGCCATCGTTCGACTCTAAAGTAACCGGACATTCCATTTTTGCCCTCTCACGTGAACATGACGGACAGCAAGCTGGATCGCATCGACCTGCGCATCCTCACCCAGTTGCAAAAGCGCGGTCGCATGACCAACGTCGAGCTCGCCGATGCGGTCGGGCTGTCGCCCAGTCCGTGCCTGATCCGCGTGAAGCGGCTCGAGAAGGCCGGCTACATCGGCGGCTACGGCGCACACATCCAGCTCGAGAAGCTCGGCGACGTGCAGGTGGTCTTTACCGAAGTCACGCTGGCCGACCACCGGCGCGAAGACTTCGACCGGTTCGTCGCGGCGATCCGCAACGTCGATGAAATCGTCGAGTGCCACCTCGCGAGCGGCGGCTACGACTATCTGCTGAAGTTCATCACGCGCAGCGTGAGCCATTACCAGACGATCGTCGAAGGGCTGCTCGAGCAGAACATCGGCATCGAGAAGTATTTCAGTTACGTGATCATCAAATCGCCGTTCGTCAAACGGCACTACCCGCTCGAATCGCTGTTCGGCGAACGCCACTGACGGCGGGCGCGCAGCAGCCCCCAACGCGGCAGCACGCCGGCCGCGCCGGGTCGTTGCGCGCGCGCCGCCGGCGCCGAACCGTTTCGCCTCATTGCAAGGACCTGTCATGCCGCTTACGCTGTCACGCACCGAACTCGTTCGCACCGCCAATCTCGTCGACGGCAGCTGGCGCGCCGCGCTCGATGGCCGTTGCTTCGATGTCACCAACCCGGCGACGCTCGACACGATCGCTTACGCACCCGACAGCGGCGCGGCCGACGCGCGCGCCGCGACCGATGCGGCCGCCCGCGCGCTACCCGCGTGGCGCGCGACACCGGCGCGCGAGCGCGCGGCGATCCTGCGCGCGTGGCATGCGGCGATCGTCGCGCACACCGACGATCTCGCGAAACTGATGTCGCTGGAACAGGGCAAGCCGCTCGCCGAAGCGCGCGGCGAAGTCGCATACGGCGCGTCGTACGTGCTGTGGTTCGCCGAGGAAGCGACGCGCACCTACGGCGATCTGATTCCGCAGCAGCAGCGCGGCAAGCAGCTCAGCGCGGTGAAGGAGCCGATCGGCGTCGTCGCGGCGATCACGCCGTGGAATTTCCCGCTCGCGATGATCGCGCGCAAGATCGCGCCGGCGCTCGCGGCCGGCTGCACGGTCGTCGCGAAGCCGGCCGAGGACACGCCGCTGACCGCGCTCGCGCTCGGCTTCCTCGCGATGGAAGCCGGCGTGCCGCCCGGCGTGCTGAACCTGATCGCCGCGTCGCGCGAGCGCGGCATCGACGCGGTGGCCGACTGGCTCGCCGATGCCCGCGTGCGCAAGATCACGTTCACCGGCTCCACGGCGGTCGGCAAGCTGCTCGCGCGCGAATCGGCGGCGACGCTGAAGAAGCTGTCGCTGGAGCTGGGCGGCAATGCGCCGTTCATCGTGTTCGACGATGCGCAGCTCGACGCCGCGGTCGACGGGCTGATGGCCGCCAAGTTCCGCAACGGCGGCCAGACCTGCGTGTCGCCGAACCGCGTGTACGTGCAGGCCGGTGTCTACGATGCGTTCGCCGCGAAGCTGGCCGCGCGCGTCGCCGCGCTGAAGCTCGCGCCGGCGACCGATCCGGCCGCGCAGATCGGCCCGATGATCAACGCGCGCGCGGTCGACAAGATCGCGCGCCACGTCGGCGACGCGCTCGAACGCGGCGCGCGCGTGCTGACCGGCGGCAGGCGGCTGTCGCAGCTCGGCCCGAACTACTACGCGCCGACGGTGCTGGCCGACGCCACCGCCGATATGCAGCTGAGCTGCGAGGAAACCTTCGGGCCGGTCGCCGCGCTGTTCCGGTTCGATACCGAGGAACAGGCCGTCGACGCCGCCAATGACACGCCGTTCGGGCTCGCCGCGTATTTCTACACGCAGGACGTGCGGCGCATCGCACGCGTGTCGGCGCGGCTCGAAACCGGCATCGTCGGCATCAACGAAGGCGCGCTGGCGAGCGAGGCCGCGCCGTTCGGCGGCGTGAAGGAGTCGGGCTACGGCCGCGAAGGCTCGAAGTACGGCCTCGACGACTACCTGTCGATCAAGTATCTGTGCCAGGGCGGGCTCGACTGATCGGTTGGGCGGCGCCGATTCGCCAAGCGCAACCAGCGCGACGATTGCCGCGATTGTCACGATCGCATCGCATAAACGGCCGCAGCCGGCCCATAGCCGGTTGCGCCGCCGCCATCATCGCCCCGCATGCCGGCCTCGATTTCTGGGCAGTCCTGCCGTTAACACGGATTTGACCCGGCCGCGTCAGTCGCGGCCGGCTTCCGGAACGAGCGCGACCAATGCCTGCAACTCTTTCGATCGAGAAAATTGCCGACTGGGCCGGCCGCCACCATCTGGTCGTCGGCGTACTCGGCACGCTGATGTCGGTCGCGGCGCTCGGCATCAGCGCGGCGACGCTATGGGCCGCGCGCAGCGAGGTCGTGGAGCACGCGCGGGAAAACTCGCGCAACGTCGCCGCCGTGCTCGCGAGCGAGGTCGCACGCACCGTCGAGACGTCGAACAGCGCGCTCGCGTCGCTCGCGACCAATATTCGCAACCCGGCGATGGCCCGCATGAATGCCGGCTTGCGCCATGATCTGCTGTTCGAGCGCACGGCCGCGCAATACGTGACCGGCATGGGCGTGACCGACCGCTACGGACGACTGATCGACGGCTGCTGCGGCCCGTCGCACCGCTGGGATTTCAGCGATCGCGACTACTTCAAGGTCCATCGCGATTCGGACAGCGTGGGCCTCTACGTATCCCAGGCGTACCGTGCGCGCTCGCGCGGCGGCACCGAATCGATCGCGCTGTCGCGCCGTATCGAACGGCCGGACCATACGTTCGAGGGCATCGCGGTGGTCGCCATCGACCTCGCGTATTTCGACCGGCTGCTGTCGCGCCTGAACGTCGGGCCCCACGGCATCAGCGCGATCCTGCGCGCCGACGGCACGATACTCGCGCGCAACCCACCGCTGAGCGATGGCCAGATGGTGCGCCTGCGTCGCTCGAAGGCGTTCGAACGGATGGTGCAGCACGAATCGGGCTTCTACGCGGCGCGCTCGAGCATCGATGGGACCTTGCGACTGTATACGTACCAGCAGGTGCCGGGCACGCCGCTAATCGCGGTGGTCGCGCCGGCCGAACAGGACGTGCTGGCCGACATCACGCGGCTGTCATGGAAGGTCGGCGTGTCGGCGTCCGTGATCGGTGCGCTGTTCTGCGCGGTCATGTGGCTGCTCGCGTTCGCGCTGCGCGACAACCTGCGCAAGCAGACGCTGCTCACCGACCTCACCCGCACCGATCCGCTGACCGGCCTGCACAATCGCCGCGCGCTCG
This window encodes:
- a CDS encoding GNAT family N-acetyltransferase; protein product: MSDLNPSSTLTYRPFAETDLSAAHRLSEAVKWPHRVEDWRFAFQLGSGFVAEDESGVVGTALGWRFDDACASLGMVIVSPEQQGRGIGRELLARVIDSLGARTIFLHATPSGEPLYVKFGFAAIGTIDQHQGAAFQPPLISLPPGERLRPLGVNDGPRLAALASRAAGHARGTVIDALLDVANGIALDRDGELLGFALFRRFGRGHVIGPVIAPDALRAQALISHWLALHEGMFVRLDVPGDSGLSDWLQGLGLPRVDTVVAMARGAAPERDPALRAFAIVNQALG
- a CDS encoding 2-hydroxyacid dehydrogenase is translated as MSFLYKADPVRGAQWAQRFAQRAPDLAFRIWPDLGDAAAVRYLAAWQPPDDPAALLPNLEVIFSVGAGIDQFDLSRVPAHIPVVRMIEPGIVEGMVEYVTQAVLTIHRDLFDYAAQQRAQVWREKPVRAAASRRVGVLGLGTLGQAVLDTLRRFGFPCAGWSRTPRALDGVDCYAGDAALDVFLASTDILICLLPLTDATRGLLGARVFDALPAGASLVQVGRGEQLDASALLDALDGGRLDSAILDVTDPEPLPAGHPFWTHPRIRITPHIASATRPDGAVDAVLANLARHRAGQPMIGVVDRARGY
- a CDS encoding aspartate aminotransferase family protein is translated as MNQAALIEADRQHLIHPVVNYRAHEARGVTVLESADGVFLRDGDGHTLLDAFSGLWCVNVGYGRESIVKAAAEQMAKLPYATGYFHFGSQPAIELAERLAALAPPSLNRVYFTLGGSDAVDSAVRFITHYFNATGRPSKKQMIALERGYHGSSSIGAGLTALPAFHRHFDLPRADQHHIPSPYPYRHPLGDDPQALIAASVAALEAKVAALGADNVAAFFCEPIQGSGGVIVPPAGWLKAMRDACRRLGILFVADEVITGFGRTGPLFACETESVEPDLMTVAKGLTAGYAPMGAVLMSDEIYEGLAGSRTESAVVGHGHTYSAHPVSAAIGLEVLKLYHEGGLLANGRAQAPRFAAGLDALRAHPLVGDARSACLLGALELVADKARKTRFDPALNVPDKIAAAAYANGVVFRAFGDGVLGFAPALSFTAGEFDLMFERVRKTLDDVLADPGVQRALDAAHAQPA
- a CDS encoding Lrp/AsnC family transcriptional regulator, coding for MTDSKLDRIDLRILTQLQKRGRMTNVELADAVGLSPSPCLIRVKRLEKAGYIGGYGAHIQLEKLGDVQVVFTEVTLADHRREDFDRFVAAIRNVDEIVECHLASGGYDYLLKFITRSVSHYQTIVEGLLEQNIGIEKYFSYVIIKSPFVKRHYPLESLFGERH
- a CDS encoding NAD-dependent succinate-semialdehyde dehydrogenase; this translates as MPLTLSRTELVRTANLVDGSWRAALDGRCFDVTNPATLDTIAYAPDSGAADARAATDAAARALPAWRATPARERAAILRAWHAAIVAHTDDLAKLMSLEQGKPLAEARGEVAYGASYVLWFAEEATRTYGDLIPQQQRGKQLSAVKEPIGVVAAITPWNFPLAMIARKIAPALAAGCTVVAKPAEDTPLTALALGFLAMEAGVPPGVLNLIAASRERGIDAVADWLADARVRKITFTGSTAVGKLLARESAATLKKLSLELGGNAPFIVFDDAQLDAAVDGLMAAKFRNGGQTCVSPNRVYVQAGVYDAFAAKLAARVAALKLAPATDPAAQIGPMINARAVDKIARHVGDALERGARVLTGGRRLSQLGPNYYAPTVLADATADMQLSCEETFGPVAALFRFDTEEQAVDAANDTPFGLAAYFYTQDVRRIARVSARLETGIVGINEGALASEAAPFGGVKESGYGREGSKYGLDDYLSIKYLCQGGLD
- a CDS encoding GGDEF domain-containing protein, translating into MPATLSIEKIADWAGRHHLVVGVLGTLMSVAALGISAATLWAARSEVVEHARENSRNVAAVLASEVARTVETSNSALASLATNIRNPAMARMNAGLRHDLLFERTAAQYVTGMGVTDRYGRLIDGCCGPSHRWDFSDRDYFKVHRDSDSVGLYVSQAYRARSRGGTESIALSRRIERPDHTFEGIAVVAIDLAYFDRLLSRLNVGPHGISAILRADGTILARNPPLSDGQMVRLRRSKAFERMVQHESGFYAARSSIDGTLRLYTYQQVPGTPLIAVVAPAEQDVLADITRLSWKVGVSASVIGALFCAVMWLLAFALRDNLRKQTLLTDLTRTDPLTGLHNRRALDAALADEWQRLQRGNDGSLSMLFIDADHFKQYNDRYGHAQGDTALRFLAECIRAHTRRRGDLAARYGGEEFVAVLPDTDESGAATVAEAIRGAVERNCLDGFDATMPAFTVSIGCATAHRGHPKSVQALSHHADLALYTAKRQGRNRVCRADAKSFAQPA